The following DNA comes from Anopheles coustani chromosome 2, idAnoCousDA_361_x.2, whole genome shotgun sequence.
TCAGTAAGCACAACGGGTTCATCGTACATACGGTTGAGAATAAAACGAATACACCTCTTGCCATCGGTGACCGGGTTGTATTGCAGGTAGACTCGAATCGCCGGACACTGCTTACGGTGCACCACACTGCTACCCATTTGCTCAACGCGGTCGTGCGAAAAGTTGTCGCCCTGCCGATGTGTCAAAGATCTAGCGCCGTGTCGGAGAAGGGTCTTCGACTGGAGCTGGCCATCAGTGGCGATAAAATAACGCTCGATCAGGTGGCAACTATCGAGGCGGAAGTGCGTGCCGTTATaaaccaaaaccaaccgaCGAGTGTCAATGTTTGCAACGCAAACGAACTAGACTTTGGCAACATTACGACGGTTCCCGGTGAAACCTACCCAGACCGTGGTTTAAGGGTTGTTTCGGTGGGGAATGTGTCACGGGAGCTTTGCTGCGGTACGCATGCCATTACCACGGGCGAGTTGCAAGATTTTGCCATCACAAACGTAACCCAATCGAAGAGCGGATGTTTTACCTTCCATGCCGTGGCAGGCCAGGCCGCGAAGAAAGTCCACTACCTGGGTCGGCAGATACAGAACGACGTTGAGCAGCTTCGGCAGGATGCGGGGCAAAATGAACGGCAGGAAGAACTCACCATCATCGAGTCGCGAATGCAACGGCTCAAGAACGTCCTGCTGACCGGAATGGACAACAATATTCACCTTCCCTACTGTGTTCGGCAGCGCTGCCTGGAGGTAATCAATACGCTGTATCAAGCTTTAAAGAATCGCTCACGGGAGTCACTACGTGAACTTGTTGACATTGAAATGCGTAACCTCATCGAACAGAAACCCCCAGCGACCGATCGGTACATTGTGCACTTTCTCGAGTGTTCCATCATCCTCGACGATGTGCAGCTGAGCAAAGCGACCCGCTACTGTCCCGATCGACCGATCCTGGTTATCAGCATAACGGACAATCAGATTAAGGCACGGGCAACGGTACCGCGGTCCATGGTAAGCGAGCGGTTCAATGCCGAAAGATGGCTCACCGAGGTGGCCAACACGTTCAAAGCACAAACGGCTGCGCCGAAAGGACAGAATGCCGCTGAAGTGTGTAACATGAAGAGCCGGAAGGTGACGAAGATGGATTTTGAATCTATGCTGGAAAATGCGCTCCGAGCAGCGAACAAGTTTGCGGAAGGAAATTTTCATTAGTGCCTCGTAAATGGCTAATGGAGACAAGTTGAATATACGTTGTTTTGTTATCCTTATCTGTACAgttgagcctttttttgcgAGTTGTAATACACAATAGATTGGTTAGTTTCCCGCAGAGTAATCGGGGCGGTTCATTTCCGAATAGGTTTTCCATCTAAACAACTAGCTTAAATTCTCCGTTCCTTAACATTAAACATACTTTCACATTAAAAGCACCGTTGCAGCGATTTTACGCCTTGCCACTGGCAGCCTTTTCGCGGGCTTTCTTGCCTTCCGTCAGTGCCAGCCGCTCTTTTTCGGTGAGAGGATTGAGTAGCTTTGTGACCACCCCGGTACCGAGGGTAATGTGTCCATCGCGCAGCGTGAACCGTTGTCCCTGCTCTAGCACCATCGGGCGCATCAACCTCAGCTGCAGCTTAGCGTCCTCACCCGGCATGATCATGTCCTTCCCCGGGATTTGCACCTGCGTCGCACAATCCCACGTACGCGAGAACATCTGCAGCTGGATGAAGCTGGTGAAGGGTTTGTGGCGACCACCTTCGTCCTTGCTGAGAATGTACACCTGCGCCTCGAAGTTATCGTTGGCTTTCATGGTACCCGGCTTGCACATCACCATACCACGTTTAATGTCATCGCGCTTGATGCCACGCACGAGCGCACCAAGCTGATCACCGGCATGTGCTTCCTCGAGGATTTTGTGGAACATCTCAATGCCAGTGATGGTAGATTTGATCACCTGATatattggaaaaaaaggaaattaactTTATGGTTTCTTACGAAAAGAACCGCTGAATACGTACCTTATTATATCCAACGAATTCACATTCCTGACCCTTTTTGAGCGTACCACGCTCCAGACGTCCGGTAACTACAGTACCACGACCAGGAATGCTGTGCACGGATTCCACCGGCAGCAGGAATGGTTTGTCCAGCTCACGAACCGGCGTCGGCACGTACTTGTCCACCTCCTCGAGCAGTTTCATAACGGCATTGGCACCGATCTCCGGTTCACGGCCTTCCAGCGCACAGAGCGCCGATCCCTTGATGACCGGCACGTTATCACCATCGAAGCCCATCTCCGACATAAGCTCACGAATTTCCATCTCCACCAGATCGACCATCTCCTGGTCAGCGGCGTCCACCTTATTGATGAACACAACAATGTGGTTGACACCAATCTGCTTCGCCAGCAGCAAATGTTCGCGAGTCTGAGGCATCGCACCGTCTGTTGCGGCCACTACCAAGATCGCACCGTCCATCTGTGCCGTACCGGTGATCATGTTCTTAATGTAATCCGCATGCCCCGGACAGTCCGTATGGCCGTAGTGGCGATTTTCCGTTTGATACTCGATATGCGCCACATTGATCGTGATACCGCGCGCCTTTTCCTCCGGCGCGTTGTCAATGTCGGTGTACTTTTTGCTCTCCGCCAGATCCTTGTCGGCCAGCACCTTTGTGATTGCCGCCGTAAGGGTCGTTTTACCGTGATCGACATGACCGATGGTACCGACGTTACAATGCGGTTTGTCGCGCTTGAATACCTCCTTCTCGGCGTAGAACCGCACCGGTACCGCTCGTAAAGCCGGAGCTGATCTGCGCACCACATTTAACCCATTGCCGGTCGAGAGGATCTGTACCACCGTCTTCCGGGCAACTGGAAAAGTCAAAAATTACATTTGATTACAAAATTAACCTCACTTCACATGGATGGTCTGCAAACCACATCCCAATCAACACGAGATGGTAGCACAATGTAATGTTCTTTTAACTACCAACACTCACTCGGACTAAGAAGTGCTCGGAGAGCAAGATAGGTCGACATTTTCTACACCAGAAAAGTGGTATTTTTCCAGTTTTACAACGATACAAAACCTCTAATTCCCGGTCAGCCGGAGACCTGaaaatttttcactttcttgcgCAAGGATTTTTGACGTTCTGTCAGTCAAGCAACCAAGGTGTGCACAtatttcgtttcggttttatATATACCTTGCTTGACAGTGACATATGACATAACACATTTGTTATGACTGTTGCACACTTGGTCAATAATGATATTCTtgaaatcctagctgccgcacatctcgtgctgtttgagtcgatcaagcggaccacgagttttTGTGTAATGACAAACGGAAgaaattatccctcccgttgACGatgggtggacatatggctattatagcCGTCGAgcggacgagccccttcataggagatCAGGCAGCGTccgtacgcctctgattacgagtaagggaacaaattgtttgacTTAGCGAAGGAGGATACACCCCGACTCATAtaacgaaagaagaagaagaaaagaagaagagcCTAACTTATAAATcgcgcaaaaaactcaatttaTGTCCAATAATCcattctacccagcgttcgatttgagtaaactgaaatcaattacattgtctctagatcgactcaTTATGTGACTAATCATGTGAAAATCGACTCATTATGTGAAAAATTATGACGGCTTATCATTGCGAGTCGATTCAAATAGattaggatcaagtcagaatcgaatcaaatcaagtcccaaacaaatcaaatctgatttgatcaaattgaatcaaatctttagaatccgtctaggaatcgaatcttcgaatcttccgaatcccgattctgccaacactagtctCGTCATTACCCGCAActagtgatgggaaaactgaatctctacagggattcgaatctttcgattcaaatccattctgagatccggatctccaagtccgaatcccaatccgtcatatcatacatgctcatctaatgccgatttttcatatgatatgtttaattcaatgaatgatttacataagaatatcaatatagttgacattattcttctaatagtattcaaacaacacgaacaatttaGTCCTTTTTGGGAATATGCAGACTAACTGATTTACCCGAGTTCATTCCAAGAAGAGtagcatttattatgtttcaaaaacaattatgacagcgttatcattcaaattgaatccatCGTGGGTCACCGAAACAGTGAAGCAAGttcttttgatgtttttccgcACTTCCCCGGCGGGTACTTTATCGCGGAACGAACATGTTTGAGGTTCTGATAACATTCTTCACAAATAGCGCCTCAGACATGGCTGATATATTGTATGTAAAGCTAGATTCCAGCGACAGGTAGGTAAACTGGTGCTTTGCGTCCATTACAATATATCTAAAGTATTTGAGATATTCAATTCCTACATCCGCTGGGCCCTTGGCGGCCCAAATGAGCTGTTTTATTCACAGGTTCAAGCTTGTAAGACCCACCACTAGCTCACTTTTTTCGCCGCTCGTTTTTGGCGGGAAAAGGCGAATTCTCTCacaaaattttaagaaatcCGGGCGAAATATGCTCACGACCTTTCCGACACCGCGCATGTGCAACACATTGCGCGAGAGGAAATTTCCTCTTTTCTCTCGACTTGAGCTGATAGAATAACTAGAAAAGATGGATAAAATGTAATATGTTACTTAAGACAAAATTGCGCGTCTTGCAaagacctttcgtttgaggggTCATTTGTGGAAATCGGTCAAGGAACTAACAAGTTATGCGAGAATTGGCTTTTGTAACCTAAATTGCCAATCGACCTGATTTACCTTTTCGCCCCCTCGGGCGAAAACATTATAGGTGTGTTTTtgtcaaaaacaagaaagtacGGTAACATCTACCTTCAACGCAGTTGCGcgtcttgaaaagacctttcatttgacgggtcaatcgtgaaaatcggtttagagaatcaatagttattaacaaattggcaGATTTTGGCTTTTTAGTTATCGAAGTTTATTCACCTTGTTCCCGGTAGAGTGCTgtctcttttccacacaattagttttctcaaaaactagaaaatatgaatcgaTCTATTGTAAGACAAAGTTGTGTGTCTTGaacagacctttcatttaaggggtcacatGTACAAATCAATTCAGCAATTGTAAAGTTATTCACAAATtagttatttcagcagaaaataccaaccaaggtttctgCACCTACGCATcagaatttcataaactaagaatTACGGAAGAGTCTTTGTTGCACAGAGTTACAGTCTTTAAaaaacctttcatttaaggggtctgTCGCTAAAATTGGCCAagccactaaaaagttattgagAAATTAGTTGCTTTAGCCATTATTTACAgttcccggttgacaaaaattcaaattttttgcagctgtcatgtagtaccagcaagtttttccatggcagattgctgggactcttgctggaactacatagtcgGGTACAGCACGGACTACGATCGGATAAAATCCGTTCGAATCGAGTTGTCAAAGGTCACTCACGTTGAAAAGCGCGGGCAAATCTGGCTGTCAAGTTTCACTCACCTCCTCTCAAATGTGTTCATTTTACCTGCCATTTTGAATATGAACGAAATGAACTCTTTTCGCAAATCCGTTCGTTCCCGTTTGTATGGGAAGAAATCCGCGAGGTTTTAAGCCGCGGATTCTCAACGAATTCGTACATTTGAGGGttcttattaaaaaaaagagtgttaATTGCTTTTCTGAGGATcctatttgtaattttttatgagtttatcatcattttgtataattatttaaatgcTTAAATCAACGacttcgtttgaaaagaaacaatcatcCACTTCACGGAAACACTTGAGCGCCTTAGGTATAAACGAAGCTGGAGGCTTCAAAGGAACCTTTGAACATGTAAGGTATAAACGCAcagagttcatttttcaccgaccGTCGAACGGATTTTATCCGATCGTAGTCCGTGCTCTACCcgagtaccagcaacaatgtcaatttctgtcaaccgggttgtGACCAAGGAGTATAAATATAGATacaatttatacaccttgccTTTGAGGTGTCAAACTGCGTGTTCAACTTGCACTACCCGCAAAACTGCTTCAGTCGAAAAAGTGATTTCGCAGGAGTcgtgtgtggtgtttgtgCAAGATTCTGTCGGGTTGCTCGGTCGTACCTTTCTCGgtaggttttttcttctctgcgCGCGTCTTATTTGTCCGTTGCTGCTTGCTGTGACAAGGAAAAATGTGTGCCAAATACTACCGCTCGTTTTGGTGTGAAGTTACATTCTAATCCATGTTGGATTAGCAGTGAAACAAAGTGCCTATATCGTGAACGATGGTCCCAATAATGGGCGCATCGAAAGACACGACCGAAAAGGTGGCGATATGATGAGTGGAGTGAACCACATTACCTCTGATAACGGGAGCAGCTTTATCGTTGCCCAATCCGATTGATAAGGCTACCCCCAAGGCTTCCGACAAGACATCGGACCAAGTGTGAAGTGTTTGAAAACAGTGGAGCATAACGCGATTAACGTGGTCGTTCAATTCTACCCCGCCGTGTGGGAATCCCCCTGCTACCTGAACTGCAAATATTGCAAAACTGGATATTGGCCAAACGCGGGGACCGGAAAGCGCGAGGTTAAAAACCTGCTTGGATGTTCGGCTGGTGCACGGAGTGCCGGATCTCCAAGAGTAGGTCGCCGGTTTGCGAATATATGGCGTTTGTTGGATCATCCGTCCACACAAACTCCACCTCCGGCTGAATGGAAATGCCCTCGCATTATGATGATCGGTGGATTTTACGTAATCTGGTCGATTGATGTGTTTTTCTCCAGTGGTTGGCACGGTCAATTATGGAAAAGCGTTGAAGAAAACTCCAAATTTGAACGAGAGAAggggggagaagaaaacaccaaataaataaaaacaaaaaaggcaggTTCTTTAAACCCAAAAGCTACCTTTGCTCGAAGAATACCTTGACCAATTTGTTATTCGGTTAACAAAAGGTAAAAAGAAAGTGTGCATAGTTGCAGGATGTTAATCATGACCCCAATCCCAAGAAGGACTGTGTCGTGTATTTGGCGACCGAAATTCGCAGCAACTATTTTGTAAAAAGTAAGACATCCCTTCGAAAACCAATCGTAGGATGAGTGCTCCaaacataaatattataaacagtCATTATGAAATCGATGTAAAATGACTTGATAAGTAAAAGATCGCTTACCCTAATCCACCCAACTAACAATTAACACCGGCGTGTTGTTGATGGCGGTATAAActcattttcaaattaatgCCCTTCCTGCCCGGTGCTAGCACTAAGTGTGTAAGCATAGTTCACCTAATTCATTATCATTAACGATGATTTAGTAGCTTCCGCAAAGAATTGCCACTATCATCACAAAAGGCGACGGTGGTGGGGGCGTTGATGTTAGCTCGCTTTCTTGGATACATTTTCTTCGCCACCAAACGCCACACATAATCGATTCATAAAGTTTTCTTCAACTCAACACAACAACCACGCGACATGGAAGGAACTCGTAGGAAATAACGCAATTCTGTCTCAGCTCTCCATCGGTGTGAAGCATCTTCAAAAGCTGGCGGAGGGTGCTGGTTATTGGACACGCGCTTTAGTGAGAAaggaaagttttttggaacCCTTTCTCGCCAACACGTGCCACAGGTACGACGAAACTTTGCGACTAGGTCGCAGTAGTCACGGATAATGGCtcatcgttttttgttttgtttttttgggtaggtgaaggaaaaactaaaa
Coding sequences within:
- the LOC131266395 gene encoding elongation factor Tu, mitochondrial, yielding MSTYLALRALLSPIARKTVVQILSTGNGLNVVRRSAPALRAVPVRFYAEKEVFKRDKPHCNVGTIGHVDHGKTTLTAAITKVLADKDLAESKKYTDIDNAPEEKARGITINVAHIEYQTENRHYGHTDCPGHADYIKNMITGTAQMDGAILVVAATDGAMPQTREHLLLAKQIGVNHIVVFINKVDAADQEMVDLVEMEIRELMSEMGFDGDNVPVIKGSALCALEGREPEIGANAVMKLLEEVDKYVPTPVRELDKPFLLPVESVHSIPGRGTVVTGRLERGTLKKGQECEFVGYNKVIKSTITGIEMFHKILEEAHAGDQLGALVRGIKRDDIKRGMVMCKPGTMKANDNFEAQVYILSKDEGGRHKPFTSFIQLQMFSRTWDCATQVQIPGKDMIMPGEDAKLQLRLMRPMVLEQGQRFTLRDGHITLGTGVVTKLLNPLTEKERLALTEGKKAREKAASGKA